The Chrysemys picta bellii isolate R12L10 chromosome 5, ASM1138683v2, whole genome shotgun sequence genome includes a window with the following:
- the HAND2 gene encoding heart- and neural crest derivatives-expressed protein 2, whose amino-acid sequence MSLVGGFPHHPVVHHEGYPFAAAAAAAASRCGHEENPYFHGWLISSHPEMSPPDYSMALSYSPEYASGAPGIDHSHYGGGPPGSGPPGLGGPRPVKRRGTANRKERRRTQSINSAFAELRECIPNVPADTKLSKIKTLRLATSYIAYLMDLLAKDDQNGEAEAFKAEIKKTDVKEEKRKKELNEILKSTVSSNDKKTKGRTGWPQHVWALELKQ is encoded by the exons ATGAGTTTGGTGGGGGGCTTCCCCCACCACCCCGTGGTGCACCATGAAGGCTACCCCTTCGccgcagccgccgccgccgccgccagccGCTGCGGCCACGAGGAGAACCCCTACTTCCACGGCTGGCTCATCAGCAGCCACCCGGAGATGTCGCCCCCCGACTACAGCATGGCCCTGTCCTACAGCCCCGAGTACGCCAGCGGCGCGCCGGGCATCGACCACTCCCACTACGGCGGGGGGCCGCCGGGCAGCGGGCCGCCCGGGCTCGGGGGGCCGCGGCCCGTGAAGCGCCGGGGCACGGCTAACCGCAAGGAGAGGCGCAGGACTCAGAGCATCAACAGCGCCTTCGCCGAGCTGCGGGAGTGCATCCCCAACGTGCCTGCCGACACCAAGCTGTCCAAGATCAAAACCCTCCGCCTGGCCACCAGCTACATCGCCTACCTCATGGACCTGCTAGCCAAGGACGATCAGAACGGGGAGGCGGAGGCCTTCAAGGCAGAGATCAAGAAGACAGACGtgaaggaggagaagaggaagaaagagcTG AATGAAATATTGAAAAGCACAGTTAGCAGCAACGATAAGAAAACCAAAGGGAGGACTGGCTGGCCGCAACATGTCTGGGCTTTGGAGCTCAAGCAGTGA